A region of Nitrospinota bacterium DNA encodes the following proteins:
- a CDS encoding FHA domain-containing protein: protein MAKLIITFKDKVLQEIELSKTISIGRETGDILIKNPAVSARHVKIEKAGNKFTITDLGSTNGTFVNNEKITTQELKSGDQITIGRHILKFENPEQAPKEETFDLGFDQDLGGKTMMMDSSALKAITSTQPPMPADTTQKLERKEAAKLFLMQSSGAPRVMKLEKETTLIGSSDTSDIQIKGLTIGRVAAVISRNADQYEITFQGGMARLKVNGKQEERRVLANGDKFSIGSYNFEFRTAL, encoded by the coding sequence ATGGCCAAACTGATAATTACTTTTAAAGACAAAGTCCTTCAGGAGATCGAGCTTTCCAAGACTATCTCCATAGGGAGGGAGACGGGGGATATCCTTATTAAAAACCCCGCCGTTTCCGCCCGGCACGTTAAAATCGAGAAGGCCGGGAACAAGTTCACCATTACCGATCTGGGCTCCACCAACGGCACTTTCGTTAATAACGAAAAAATCACCACACAAGAGCTTAAATCCGGCGACCAGATCACCATAGGCAGGCACATATTAAAATTCGAGAATCCCGAACAGGCCCCCAAGGAGGAGACTTTCGATTTGGGGTTCGACCAGGACCTGGGCGGAAAAACCATGATGATGGACTCGTCCGCTCTTAAGGCCATCACATCCACCCAGCCACCCATGCCGGCGGACACCACGCAGAAACTGGAGCGCAAGGAGGCGGCGAAGCTTTTCCTGATGCAGTCCTCCGGCGCGCCCCGGGTTATGAAGCTGGAGAAAGAGACCACGCTCATAGGCTCGTCGGACACTTCGGACATCCAGATTAAGGGGCTCACGATTGGCAGGGTGGCCGCCGTTATCTCCCGCAACGCGGATCAATACGAGATCACATTCCAGGGCGGCATGGCCCGGCTGAAGGTGAACGGAAAGCAGGAGGAAAGGCGCGTTCTTGCCAATGGCGACAAGTTCTCCATAGGCTCCTACAACTTCGAGTTCCGGACGGCTCTCTAA
- a CDS encoding purine-nucleoside phosphorylase, with protein MNEIPEDSTADESSEDSDRSSHRRERRLPRRNIARPGSLRRKMPEEPHEPKHPHHAREAEETARPEHVERGESADREERPARRPGVRRGGVRQGLVRKTPSGLQPPQERKKPAQDWEEEKAPARRGGRKPRDNQEEEGYEVRTLPDGTSQRVKISAKKPAVPRRRERESLFGPGPAIAPILGGSLWERGKRNAGKSQPAGGVSDAAEYLKKALGMTPRVAVILGSGQAAVSTLVHGRSVSFTEIPGFSATLVPGHPGLIKAGMVEGTQTLFCEGRRHFYETGSMAETTFAVKAFLEMGVERLIVCTSAGALNPDFAPGDIIIVEDHINLMGDNPLVGSSPAEDPSVFVDPSTAYDREVIEMSDRILRDARVRGGVGTLAATSGPVYETPAERRMLRSAGADAVCMSVIPEVIVAARAGAPVTALALIVNDAMEGRNAPLTHEAVAAAGKRHCVGLKRLVSAILRNS; from the coding sequence ATGAACGAAATACCTGAAGATAGCACGGCCGACGAATCCAGCGAGGATTCGGACAGGTCCTCACACCGGCGCGAACGCAGATTGCCCCGGAGAAACATCGCCCGCCCTGGCTCGTTGCGAAGGAAAATGCCGGAAGAGCCGCATGAGCCAAAACACCCCCACCATGCAAGGGAGGCGGAAGAGACCGCCAGACCCGAGCATGTTGAACGCGGGGAATCCGCCGACAGGGAGGAGCGTCCCGCCAGAAGGCCGGGCGTGCGGCGTGGTGGCGTTCGCCAGGGATTGGTTAGAAAAACACCGTCCGGGCTTCAACCCCCGCAGGAGCGGAAAAAACCGGCGCAAGATTGGGAGGAGGAAAAGGCTCCGGCGCGCAGGGGTGGAAGAAAACCTCGCGACAACCAGGAAGAAGAGGGTTATGAGGTTCGCACCCTGCCGGATGGAACATCCCAGCGGGTAAAGATTTCCGCCAAGAAACCCGCCGTGCCCCGAAGAAGAGAGCGGGAAAGCCTTTTCGGGCCCGGTCCGGCTATAGCCCCCATATTAGGGGGAAGCCTATGGGAACGGGGCAAGCGTAACGCGGGTAAGTCTCAACCGGCGGGAGGGGTTTCCGACGCGGCTGAATATCTTAAAAAAGCATTGGGGATGACCCCCAGGGTGGCGGTGATCCTTGGTTCAGGCCAGGCGGCGGTTTCTACGCTGGTCCATGGCAGGTCCGTATCTTTCACGGAGATACCCGGGTTTTCCGCGACACTGGTTCCTGGCCATCCCGGCCTTATAAAGGCTGGAATGGTTGAGGGGACGCAGACCCTCTTCTGTGAAGGAAGGCGGCATTTTTACGAGACCGGCTCCATGGCCGAAACCACATTCGCAGTGAAGGCGTTTTTGGAAATGGGAGTGGAGCGGCTCATAGTGTGTACTTCGGCTGGAGCGCTAAATCCCGATTTTGCCCCAGGTGATATAATAATCGTCGAAGATCACATAAACCTGATGGGGGATAATCCTCTGGTAGGCTCAAGCCCGGCGGAAGATCCCTCGGTTTTTGTGGATCCGTCCACCGCTTACGACCGGGAAGTAATAGAAATGTCGGACCGGATATTACGGGACGCCCGGGTGCGGGGCGGCGTGGGTACGCTGGCGGCCACAAGTGGGCCTGTTTACGAAACCCCCGCCGAGCGGCGCATGTTGCGTTCCGCTGGGGCGGACGCGGTTTGCATGTCCGTGATACCCGAGGTTATAGTGGCCGCCCGCGCGGGGGCTCCTGTAACGGCGCTGGCCCTCATTGTGAACGACGCCATGGAGGGGAGAAACGCGCCGTTAACCCACGAGGCGGTAGCCGCCGCGGGAAAAAGACATTGCGTTGGACTCAAGAGGCTTGTGAGCGCCATTCTGCGCAACAGCTAG
- a CDS encoding helix-turn-helix domain-containing protein: MSDTLGKVLASARTKRGLTVEDVAKVTRINAKFIRMIEADQYEQLPGAVFIKGLLRSYAGVVGLSGDEMVARYDSLGLPVTDRSPQLISMPLRPRGAAQKIAGAGLLVFMAIFGFLYYLARPAEVEDISLAPTPVVKPQVTPPPAPLVDEAAVAPEAQPAVEPGKTSVLTPAIPPAPVPAASNKPAEPIKPFTAPSIAPVKPAPAPQQQVLSPKPVDTVKPVKASTVKPGPTPVLVKPAEPVKPAVETRNEPPLIQENKEKGNRLTISADAESWIGISVDGQEPKQAYLKAGEKITWRGDRKFRITIGNAAATKVFLNGREVKLSKPLQNVIKDMEITVPAQ; encoded by the coding sequence ATGAGCGACACTTTAGGCAAGGTCCTGGCCTCGGCCCGGACAAAAAGGGGCCTTACGGTGGAAGATGTGGCCAAGGTCACCCGGATAAACGCCAAGTTCATCCGGATGATTGAGGCGGACCAGTACGAGCAGTTGCCCGGGGCCGTGTTCATCAAAGGGCTTCTAAGGTCATACGCCGGGGTTGTGGGATTGTCCGGTGATGAGATGGTGGCCCGTTACGACTCGCTTGGACTGCCAGTGACCGACAGAAGCCCCCAACTAATTTCAATGCCATTGAGGCCTCGCGGCGCCGCTCAAAAAATCGCAGGGGCCGGTCTGCTGGTTTTTATGGCGATATTCGGGTTTTTATATTATTTGGCCAGGCCTGCGGAAGTGGAAGATATCTCTTTGGCTCCAACACCTGTTGTAAAACCCCAAGTGACGCCACCTCCTGCCCCTCTGGTTGATGAAGCGGCTGTAGCGCCCGAGGCGCAACCTGCTGTGGAACCGGGGAAAACCTCTGTTTTAACTCCCGCAATTCCGCCCGCTCCAGTTCCGGCGGCCTCCAATAAACCGGCGGAGCCGATTAAACCGTTCACCGCGCCTTCAATCGCGCCGGTGAAACCGGCCCCGGCGCCGCAACAACAAGTTTTATCCCCCAAACCCGTGGATACGGTAAAACCGGTTAAGGCTTCAACCGTAAAACCAGGACCTACCCCGGTTTTGGTAAAACCCGCTGAGCCGGTAAAGCCCGCGGTTGAGACCAGGAATGAGCCCCCCCTTATACAGGAAAACAAGGAGAAGGGGAACAGGCTCACCATTTCCGCCGATGCGGAGTCGTGGATTGGTATCTCCGTGGACGGGCAGGAGCCCAAGCAGGCTTATCTGAAGGCCGGGGAAAAGATTACCTGGCGTGGGGATAGAAAATTCAGGATAACCATTGGCAACGCCGCGGCCACAAAGGTTTTCCTGAACGGTAGAGAGGTGAAGCTCTCAAAGCCGCTTCAAAACGTGATCAAAGACATGGAAATCACGGTTCCCGCCCAATAA
- the lnt gene encoding apolipoprotein N-acyltransferase, whose product MALSYNITEPGRKAPLAAGGAAIVSGAMMALAFPDFNAWPLMWAAMVPLFMALRGKSPLHGALIGFLAGVVFYGVTLRWIINTITVYGHLPLYAAIPVQVMITMAAAFYTSLFGYLFSVVESRSSEDYAFAAAPFIWVAQEFFRSNFFDLAFPWAKLAQSQAPFLTMIQMADITGEDGLTFLIVTVNIALARILVCATEQPRGGKAGFPVRWAGAATLMFAGALAYGVVKLNAPEPAGEPVRVAIIQGNIDQARKWDRSYIMPQIQIYTGRTIEAARRGATLVIWPEAAAPFYYGQEPGGDAIIDNLVKDTGAALIFGAPAYDQGPDSLVEYNRAWVVRPDGFREYYDKLRLVPFGEYVPMKRALPFIHRVVTAIGDMEPGSTVKALDAGGFKVGLQICYEVIFPQFSREIANKGAGALVNITNDSWYGVSPASRQSLAMGVFRAVENRLPLLRAAQSGVSAIVTPKGEIMAQTPLFVETTLYGSFVPAKSNGTTYSLSGDIFAWICVMVTFAFAGRHLLARQGYK is encoded by the coding sequence ATGGCTTTATCTTATAACATTACAGAGCCGGGCCGTAAAGCGCCGCTGGCGGCGGGCGGGGCCGCCATTGTGTCGGGCGCCATGATGGCCCTGGCGTTTCCTGATTTCAACGCGTGGCCGCTTATGTGGGCGGCCATGGTCCCTTTGTTCATGGCGTTACGGGGCAAATCCCCCCTCCACGGGGCGCTTATCGGTTTTCTTGCCGGGGTGGTTTTTTACGGGGTGACCCTGCGGTGGATCATAAACACCATTACGGTATATGGCCATTTACCCCTCTACGCGGCCATACCCGTGCAGGTGATGATAACCATGGCGGCGGCTTTCTACACGTCTCTTTTCGGTTATCTGTTTTCCGTGGTGGAATCCAGGTCTTCGGAGGATTACGCTTTTGCGGCGGCCCCGTTTATTTGGGTGGCGCAGGAGTTTTTCCGGTCGAACTTTTTTGACCTGGCGTTCCCATGGGCCAAACTGGCCCAGTCCCAGGCGCCGTTTCTTACCATGATCCAGATGGCCGACATCACCGGGGAAGATGGCCTTACGTTCCTTATAGTAACGGTGAACATTGCGCTGGCGAGGATCCTGGTTTGCGCCACGGAACAGCCGCGAGGGGGCAAAGCCGGGTTCCCTGTGCGCTGGGCCGGGGCGGCTACGCTTATGTTCGCGGGCGCGCTGGCTTACGGCGTTGTAAAGTTGAACGCGCCGGAGCCCGCGGGGGAGCCGGTGAGGGTGGCCATTATCCAGGGGAACATAGACCAGGCCCGGAAATGGGACCGCTCCTATATCATGCCGCAGATACAGATTTACACAGGCAGGACAATAGAGGCCGCCCGTAGGGGCGCAACGCTGGTTATCTGGCCCGAGGCGGCGGCGCCTTTCTACTACGGCCAGGAGCCGGGCGGTGACGCGATAATAGACAACCTCGTGAAAGATACGGGTGCGGCGCTGATATTCGGCGCGCCCGCTTACGACCAGGGACCCGACTCGCTGGTGGAATACAACCGGGCATGGGTTGTCCGGCCAGACGGATTCCGGGAATATTACGATAAGTTGCGGCTGGTGCCGTTTGGCGAATATGTGCCGATGAAACGCGCGCTCCCCTTCATCCACAGGGTTGTGACCGCTATCGGCGACATGGAGCCCGGTTCCACCGTGAAAGCGCTGGACGCTGGCGGATTCAAGGTGGGGCTCCAAATATGCTACGAGGTGATTTTCCCCCAGTTCTCCCGGGAAATAGCGAACAAAGGGGCCGGGGCGCTGGTGAACATCACCAACGATTCATGGTACGGCGTTTCACCCGCGTCCCGTCAGAGTCTTGCCATGGGGGTGTTCCGCGCCGTGGAGAACCGCCTGCCACTTCTGCGCGCCGCGCAATCTGGGGTATCCGCCATCGTAACGCCGAAGGGGGAGATAATGGCCCAAACCCCGCTGTTCGTGGAGACAACATTATATGGCTCCTTTGTCCCGGCAAAATCCAATGGAACCACATATTCCCTTTCGGGCGATATATTCGCGTGGATATGCGTGATGGTGACTTTTGCGTTCGCGGGACGGCATCTTTTGGCAAGGCAGGGGTATAAATGA
- a CDS encoding glycosyltransferase family 9 protein, producing MKKALLIRNGGLGDTLLTLSAACFLKDKGFQTSFMGPSKYRHLVDGVFGIPFIAEEMAEFESAYSEPSKKLSGALNGFGVVVAVKADADGSFIKNLAQAAPGHVIRINPLPPENHDGLYHLFIIHSLAEKLGIDPPDITHYPEPVIKWSQSGNSGLVIHTGSGSAKKDWPSGHIRELALEWKRRAGGGVTLVFGPAEMGRAAQGALEDLIRSGVAEPLFEPPLDVLAVTLAGAAVVVGADSGVTHLSAMIGAPTVALFGPTKPEIWGPLGPRVEIMKAPEGRMELLKPTMVFEKLFNMARGVMSAA from the coding sequence ATGAAAAAAGCGCTTTTGATCCGCAACGGCGGGCTTGGCGACACCCTGTTGACCCTGTCGGCCGCGTGTTTTCTCAAAGATAAAGGTTTTCAGACAAGTTTCATGGGGCCATCGAAATACCGCCATCTAGTGGATGGAGTATTCGGAATTCCTTTTATCGCCGAAGAAATGGCGGAGTTTGAAAGCGCCTATTCGGAGCCCTCAAAAAAGCTTTCGGGCGCCCTGAATGGTTTCGGCGTCGTGGTGGCGGTGAAGGCCGATGCGGACGGATCTTTCATTAAAAATCTCGCTCAAGCGGCTCCGGGCCATGTTATTCGCATAAATCCTTTGCCTCCGGAAAACCATGACGGGTTATACCACCTTTTTATTATCCATTCGCTGGCGGAGAAACTGGGCATAGATCCACCGGACATAACCCATTATCCAGAGCCGGTCATTAAATGGAGCCAGTCCGGCAACTCGGGATTGGTGATTCACACGGGTTCCGGCTCCGCGAAAAAGGACTGGCCATCCGGACACATCAGGGAATTGGCACTGGAGTGGAAGCGGAGAGCCGGTGGCGGCGTGACTCTGGTATTCGGCCCGGCGGAGATGGGCCGGGCCGCCCAAGGCGCTCTGGAAGACTTGATCCGGTCCGGTGTGGCGGAGCCGCTGTTTGAGCCGCCGCTGGACGTACTGGCGGTAACGTTGGCGGGAGCGGCGGTTGTTGTTGGGGCCGATTCCGGAGTCACCCATCTTTCGGCCATGATAGGAGCGCCCACGGTAGCCTTATTCGGCCCAACCAAACCGGAAATATGGGGCCCTTTGGGTCCGAGGGTGGAGATTATGAAGGCCCCTGAAGGCCGAATGGAGCTGTTGAAACCAACAATGGTTTTCGAAAAACTTTTCAATATGGCCAGGGGCGTAATGAGCGCCGCATGA
- a CDS encoding SDR family oxidoreductase → MKDRVAVIGAGGNIGWSVARGIAGRCEVIPVFHDYIPAGVANPQRLDITDAYAVEKLVTRIDPDWVVNMAACADADLCEKEPQTAHLLNVTAAMNVAAACHKAGARLIHYSTDLVFDGRKGNYTEEDSPNPLNVYAKTKLDGERAAMEANPGKTAILRTAIVFGKGSGKRPGFFETAVGKLAAGAEMKVFSDQYRSFLYVEDSASAVSAIMDHGLSGVFHAAGDERLSRHEFMLRFCFAFGFSDRLLAPIRMTDMPGHAPRPADCSLSNAKLKKMTGWSPTHLNAALERFKAEVERG, encoded by the coding sequence ATGAAAGACAGGGTGGCTGTTATCGGAGCCGGAGGGAACATAGGATGGAGCGTGGCCCGGGGGATTGCGGGCCGTTGCGAGGTTATACCTGTGTTCCACGATTACATCCCGGCCGGAGTGGCGAATCCGCAACGGCTGGATATTACCGACGCCTATGCCGTGGAAAAACTGGTCACGCGAATAGATCCGGATTGGGTGGTGAACATGGCCGCCTGCGCGGACGCGGACCTTTGCGAAAAAGAGCCGCAAACCGCCCATCTGCTGAATGTGACCGCCGCCATGAACGTGGCGGCCGCGTGCCATAAAGCCGGGGCAAGGCTGATACATTATTCCACCGATTTGGTATTCGACGGGCGTAAGGGAAACTATACGGAAGAGGACAGCCCTAACCCCCTCAACGTTTACGCCAAAACAAAGCTGGATGGTGAGCGGGCCGCCATGGAGGCCAATCCGGGTAAAACCGCCATCCTGCGCACCGCCATAGTGTTCGGCAAAGGCTCGGGCAAACGCCCCGGCTTTTTCGAGACCGCTGTGGGAAAACTGGCCGCGGGCGCTGAAATGAAAGTTTTCAGCGACCAGTACCGCTCGTTCCTTTATGTGGAGGATTCCGCCTCCGCCGTGTCGGCCATCATGGATCATGGGCTTTCGGGAGTGTTCCATGCGGCAGGGGACGAGAGGCTGAGCAGGCATGAGTTCATGCTCCGTTTCTGCTTCGCCTTCGGATTTTCGGACAGGCTCCTTGCTCCCATACGCATGACCGACATGCCCGGCCACGCGCCGCGCCCGGCGGACTGCTCCCTTTCGAACGCGAAGCTCAAGAAAATGACCGGCTGGAGCCCAACCCATTTAAACGCCGCGCTGGAGCGGTTTAAGGCTGAGGTGGAGCGGGGATAA
- a CDS encoding cation diffusion facilitator family transporter produces the protein MNRQLRTAEAWNVTVAGAVVNMGLVGIKFAAGFIGSSQALIADAVHSLSDLLTDLFLLVTIKVAGKEADEQHPYGHGRAETIGSLVMGGSLLGVGLFILFEIVQKITGGPITTPTWVAAWGAAASILIKEALFFYTLRVGKKISNQSIIANAWEHRSDSLSAVAALLGILGAIAGFPLLDPLAAIVVVFMVEKVGWEIFWQALKDLMDTSLPPEQMKEIKAVIMKTDGVIHFHELRTRRLGADIFVDVHVMVQPNISISEAHNVSETVRDNLRKKAGVADALVHIDAEFDVYYKIIDTNRARVEELVKKEAESIDGVKGVSELIFHLLGGKVMVDFNVDFDDTVTIGEARERVKKLHDNLLRHQGLDMAVIRGRLTQGVLEHEFYPPRKSGGKA, from the coding sequence ATGAATCGCCAGCTGAGGACAGCCGAAGCCTGGAATGTGACCGTGGCGGGCGCCGTGGTGAACATGGGGCTGGTGGGCATAAAGTTCGCGGCTGGTTTTATTGGCTCCTCCCAGGCTCTGATAGCCGACGCGGTCCATTCATTGTCGGACCTGCTTACAGACCTGTTCCTGCTGGTCACCATCAAGGTTGCCGGCAAAGAGGCCGACGAACAGCATCCATACGGCCATGGCCGGGCGGAGACTATCGGTTCGCTGGTGATGGGCGGGTCGTTGCTTGGCGTGGGGCTGTTCATACTTTTTGAGATTGTGCAGAAGATAACAGGCGGCCCCATCACAACCCCCACATGGGTGGCCGCCTGGGGCGCCGCGGCGTCCATCCTTATAAAAGAAGCGCTTTTCTTTTACACCCTGCGGGTGGGCAAAAAGATCAGCAACCAGTCGATAATAGCCAACGCCTGGGAGCACAGGAGCGATTCTCTATCTGCGGTGGCGGCTCTGTTGGGCATCCTGGGGGCCATCGCCGGGTTCCCCCTGCTCGATCCGCTGGCGGCCATAGTGGTGGTGTTCATGGTGGAGAAGGTGGGCTGGGAGATATTCTGGCAGGCGCTAAAAGACCTGATGGACACATCGCTTCCGCCCGAGCAGATGAAAGAAATAAAAGCCGTGATCATGAAGACCGACGGGGTCATCCACTTTCACGAACTCCGCACAAGGCGGCTGGGGGCGGACATTTTCGTGGACGTGCATGTGATGGTCCAGCCGAACATATCCATCTCCGAGGCGCATAACGTGTCGGAGACCGTCCGGGACAACCTGCGCAAAAAAGCGGGCGTGGCCGACGCGCTGGTGCATATAGACGCCGAGTTCGATGTTTACTACAAGATAATCGACACAAACCGCGCAAGAGTGGAAGAGTTGGTGAAAAAAGAGGCGGAATCCATAGATGGTGTAAAAGGCGTGTCGGAGCTTATCTTCCACCTTTTGGGTGGGAAAGTGATGGTTGATTTCAATGTGGATTTCGATGACACCGTAACCATTGGCGAGGCCCGGGAACGGGTGAAGAAACTGCATGACAACCTTCTGCGCCACCAGGGGCTGGATATGGCCGTTATACGTGGAAGGCTTACCCAAGGCGTTTTGGAGCACGAGTTTTACCCGCCCAGAAAGAGCGGAGGAAAAGCCTAG
- a CDS encoding pyridoxal phosphate-dependent aminotransferase: protein MPISGKIAEMMERSSWIRRMFEEGARLKAQVGEENVFDFTLGNPVGEPPEEVAQELARLASERGKGAHRYMPNAGLPEARAKIAGYLKAATGLPFGIGNVIMTVGAGGALNVIIKALCAPGDEMVILAPYFAEYNFYADNHNVSIKVARTTPDFQIDAGEIEKAITPRTRVVLLNSPNNPTGAIYPADALAAVSRLLAERTAEYGRKIYLVMDEPYRKLTYDNVTAPNVFLAGNNVIVATSHSKDLNLPGERIGYIAIHPEVEHAGRIFDAMTLAIRILGFVNAPALFQRLVAGMQDVAPDMSVYAENRRILLDGLAAAGYGITPPMGGFYIFAKSPVPDDVEFVNILKSMNTLVVPGSGFGAPGYFRIAFCCAPETCRGALPAFAEAIRQAREGSAPDGKE from the coding sequence ATGCCCATATCCGGTAAAATCGCGGAGATGATGGAGCGGTCATCCTGGATACGCAGGATGTTCGAGGAGGGGGCGCGTCTTAAAGCCCAGGTGGGGGAAGAGAATGTTTTCGATTTCACCCTGGGCAACCCCGTGGGGGAGCCTCCGGAAGAAGTGGCCCAAGAGCTTGCCCGGCTGGCCTCGGAACGGGGCAAGGGGGCGCACAGGTACATGCCCAACGCGGGCCTGCCGGAAGCCAGGGCGAAAATAGCAGGCTACCTGAAGGCGGCCACTGGTCTTCCCTTCGGGATCGGCAACGTAATAATGACCGTGGGGGCGGGCGGGGCGTTGAACGTGATAATAAAAGCCCTTTGCGCTCCGGGCGATGAAATGGTCATTCTGGCCCCCTATTTCGCCGAGTACAACTTTTACGCCGACAACCACAACGTCTCCATAAAAGTTGCGCGGACCACGCCGGATTTCCAGATAGACGCTGGCGAGATTGAAAAAGCCATCACACCGAGAACTCGCGTCGTCCTCCTTAATTCCCCCAATAATCCCACCGGGGCCATATATCCGGCGGATGCGCTGGCGGCGGTGTCGCGCCTGCTTGCGGAACGCACGGCGGAATACGGGCGCAAGATATACCTTGTAATGGACGAGCCGTACAGGAAACTTACTTATGACAACGTGACGGCTCCCAACGTTTTTCTGGCGGGGAATAACGTAATCGTGGCCACATCCCATTCCAAGGACCTGAACCTTCCGGGCGAGCGCATCGGCTATATAGCCATACACCCGGAAGTGGAGCACGCGGGCAGGATTTTCGACGCCATGACGCTGGCCATCCGGATTTTGGGATTTGTGAACGCCCCGGCGCTGTTTCAACGGCTTGTGGCGGGAATGCAGGATGTGGCGCCGGACATGAGCGTTTACGCGGAGAACCGCAGGATATTGCTGGACGGGCTTGCCGCGGCGGGATACGGGATCACGCCCCCCATGGGCGGGTTTTACATTTTCGCCAAGTCGCCGGTTCCCGACGATGTGGAGTTCGTGAACATCCTCAAAAGCATGAACACCCTGGTGGTGCCGGGGAGCGGGTTCGGCGCGCCGGGTTATTTCAGAATAGCCTTCTGTTGCGCGCCGGAGACCTGCAGGGGCGCCCTGCCTGCTTTCGCCGAGGCCATCCGGCAGGCCAGAGAGGGAAGCGCGCCAGATGGAAAGGAATGA
- a CDS encoding ABC transporter permease, whose amino-acid sequence MRAYIIRRLLLIIPMLLGITVISFFIIHLAPGDPTELVTDLNPNASPESIKRLREMYHLDKPVITQYFLWLYDVARLDFGVSFSMDSRPVLDKILERMPVTLTLNALSLTIVFFVALPLGVLSAVRRHSLFDRLTTLFVFVGFAMPTFWLALLLMMLFGVWLNWLPISGLTSINHEQMTGWGKFVDYARHLVMPVMVAGLTSLAGLSRFTRQNMLEVIRQDYVTTARAKGLAERLVVYKHCLKNAMLPVVTILALSIPGLIGGSVIFETIYAIPGMGQLFYQAVMARDYPLIMGELVMGAMLTLAANLLADMAYAFVDPRIHYD is encoded by the coding sequence ATGCGCGCATACATAATCCGCCGTCTGCTTCTAATAATCCCCATGCTGTTGGGCATTACGGTCATATCATTCTTTATCATCCATCTGGCCCCGGGGGATCCCACAGAGCTTGTGACCGACTTAAACCCCAACGCTTCTCCGGAATCCATCAAGCGGCTGAGGGAGATGTACCATCTGGACAAACCCGTGATCACCCAGTATTTCCTGTGGCTGTACGACGTGGCCCGGCTGGACTTCGGCGTGTCGTTCTCCATGGACTCGCGTCCGGTGCTGGACAAGATACTGGAGCGCATGCCCGTTACCCTTACGCTCAACGCGCTGTCGCTTACGATTGTTTTCTTTGTGGCATTGCCTTTGGGAGTGCTGTCGGCGGTAAGGCGTCATTCGCTGTTCGACAGGCTAACCACACTCTTCGTGTTCGTGGGGTTCGCCATGCCCACATTCTGGCTGGCCCTGCTATTGATGATGCTGTTCGGCGTATGGCTCAACTGGCTCCCCATTTCGGGCCTCACCTCAATCAACCATGAGCAGATGACCGGGTGGGGCAAGTTTGTGGATTACGCCCGGCATCTTGTTATGCCCGTGATGGTGGCGGGGCTCACCAGCCTTGCCGGGCTTTCGCGGTTTACGCGGCAGAATATGCTGGAGGTCATCCGGCAGGACTATGTGACCACCGCGCGCGCCAAGGGTTTGGCCGAGCGGCTGGTGGTATACAAACATTGCCTGAAAAACGCCATGTTGCCGGTGGTGACCATTCTGGCGCTCTCCATACCCGGCCTTATCGGCGGTTCGGTGATTTTCGAGACGATATACGCCATCCCCGGCATGGGCCAGCTTTTTTACCAGGCGGTGATGGCGCGGGACTATCCTCTGATAATGGGGGAGCTTGTGATGGGCGCAATGCTCACCCTGGCGGCCAACCTTCTGGCCGACATGGCCTACGCCTTCGTGGACCCGAGGATACACTATGACTGA
- a CDS encoding ABC transporter permease, with translation MTDAPVSAHGGYWAIFWRRFRRNKLAVAGGAIVLSLFVVAIFAGIIAPYDPSVIDTARILAPPSSDHILGADDLGRDVFSRMVYGSRISLTVGFVAVGLATTIGVIIGAIAGYFGGWVDNGLMRLVDIMLTIPTFFLILAVIAFLPPSIYTIMVVIGVTGWMGVARLVRAEFLALKRRDFVMAARALGVGDAGIIFRHILPNAMSPVLVSATLDVAGAILTESALSFLGIGVQPPTPSWGNILTLGKDNIEFAWWLSVFPGLAILITVLGYNLLGEGIRDALDPRVD, from the coding sequence ATGACTGACGCGCCTGTTTCCGCCCATGGCGGGTACTGGGCCATATTCTGGCGCAGGTTCCGCAGGAACAAGCTGGCGGTGGCGGGCGGGGCCATTGTGTTATCACTTTTCGTGGTGGCCATCTTCGCGGGGATAATAGCCCCTTACGATCCATCGGTGATAGACACGGCCCGTATCCTGGCGCCTCCATCTTCCGATCACATTCTTGGCGCCGACGACCTGGGGCGCGACGTTTTTTCGCGAATGGTTTACGGCTCCCGCATTTCGCTTACGGTGGGGTTTGTGGCGGTGGGGCTGGCCACCACTATTGGGGTTATCATCGGCGCTATCGCCGGTTATTTCGGCGGATGGGTGGACAATGGGTTGATGAGGCTGGTGGACATCATGCTCACCATCCCCACCTTCTTCCTGATACTGGCGGTGATAGCCTTCCTGCCGCCGAGCATCTACACCATCATGGTGGTCATCGGCGTGACCGGCTGGATGGGAGTGGCGCGGCTTGTGCGGGCGGAATTCCTGGCGCTCAAACGGAGGGATTTTGTGATGGCCGCCAGGGCGCTGGGGGTGGGGGACGCGGGGATAATATTCCGCCACATACTGCCCAACGCCATGTCTCCCGTGCTGGTCTCCGCCACGCTGGACGTGGCCGGGGCCATACTTACGGAATCGGCGCTGTCGTTTTTGGGGATAGGTGTTCAGCCGCCCACGCCAAGCTGGGGCAACATACTTACCCTGGGGAAAGACAACATAGAGTTCGCCTGGTGGCTGTCGGTGTTCCCCGGCCTGGCCATTCTTATAACGGTGTTGGGCTATAACCTGCTGGGCGAAGGTATCCGCGACGCTTTAGACCCACGGGTGGACTGA